Proteins from one Candidatus Saccharimonadales bacterium genomic window:
- a CDS encoding glycerophosphodiester phosphodiesterase translates to MLIIGHRGAAGLARENSMEALQAGLDADADMLEFDIRLTKDRIPVLIHDATMRTSHGTSIISQLTFDELSERSSDMPLVLLSDVLDTFFGRILLNIELKGRSTGSVVVDLVKEYIKKPNDWDNVIFSSFKGAELSVVRRQSKRANLALLHNQNPFLFIAYHRRLRLTAVGFHRLYVNPFALEIAKRSGIFTYAYTVNRPHTAAILAEQGIDGIVTDNPLAILKEVDKLDS, encoded by the coding sequence ATGTTAATAATCGGACATCGTGGGGCGGCTGGATTAGCGCGCGAAAATAGCATGGAAGCGCTGCAGGCTGGGCTCGATGCAGACGCTGACATGCTCGAGTTTGATATCCGATTAACCAAGGATAGAATCCCCGTCTTAATTCACGATGCAACGATGCGAACCAGTCACGGGACATCGATTATTAGCCAGCTCACCTTCGACGAACTCTCCGAGCGCAGTTCTGATATGCCACTTGTTCTACTATCTGACGTACTCGATACTTTCTTTGGAAGAATCCTCCTGAATATTGAGCTCAAGGGTCGTAGTACGGGAAGTGTTGTTGTTGATCTCGTTAAAGAATACATAAAGAAGCCCAACGATTGGGATAATGTCATATTTTCATCTTTTAAAGGTGCTGAGCTATCAGTTGTACGAAGACAATCAAAAAGAGCCAATCTAGCACTGCTACATAATCAAAATCCATTTTTATTTATCGCGTATCATCGCCGCCTCCGACTAACCGCAGTTGGCTTTCATCGCCTCTATGTAAACCCATTTGCACTCGAGATTGCAAAAAGGTCTGGCATCTTTACTTACGCATATACAGTGAACCGTCCTCACACTGCTGCAATACTTGCCGAGCAAGGTATCGATGGCATCGTAACGGACAATCCACTCGCAATACTAAAGGAAGTCGATAAGCTAGACAGCTAA
- a CDS encoding inorganic diphosphatase, producing the protein MADFNKVVSTGDIDNGLVNVVIEIPMGSGHKIEWNRELAIMQLDRVEPAIFAKPTNYGFIPQTLDEDGDELDALVITDQPLPTGVTLEGKIIGVLMFEDDGEVDDKVVVVPSDDRSIGNAIQSLSDIPQQKLDQIAHHFTHYKDLKKPGSTIVKGWGDIEKAKQIIHESVERWNNS; encoded by the coding sequence ATGGCAGATTTTAATAAAGTAGTAAGTACTGGTGATATTGATAATGGTTTAGTGAATGTAGTCATTGAGATTCCAATGGGTAGTGGTCACAAAATTGAATGGAACCGTGAACTTGCTATCATGCAGCTTGATCGTGTTGAGCCTGCAATCTTTGCAAAGCCAACAAACTACGGTTTTATCCCACAAACACTTGATGAGGATGGCGATGAACTAGATGCTCTTGTTATTACAGATCAGCCACTACCAACAGGAGTTACTCTTGAGGGAAAAATTATCGGCGTACTTATGTTTGAGGATGATGGTGAGGTTGATGATAAAGTTGTCGTAGTTCCATCTGACGATCGATCTATAGGAAATGCGATTCAATCTCTTTCAGATATCCCACAGCAAAAACTAGACCAAATAGCTCATCACTTCACTCACTACAAAGATCTTAAAAAGCCAGGCAGTACAATCGTTAAAGGCTGGGGTGACATCGAAAAAGCAAAACAGATCATTCATGAATCGGTAGAGCGCTGGAATAACAGTTAG
- a CDS encoding RelA/SpoT family protein, with protein MKKRALIEHATPYYEENQLLELEHAIDFATKKHFGQKRKSGEPYIIHPLNVADVLIEWGMDIDSVLAGILHDTVEDTDATLEEIESLFGHDVAFLVDGVTKVSQARAGMRDLESYRPQTKDNLSKLLIAVGQDVRVIIIKLADRLHNLSTLQHMKPDKQIKIARESLEVFAPMADRLGMGRVRMQIEELAFSYLDPTQFKHLSSQMKKRLGKSTRKLGAVRQEVEAELKKHSIAVEINGRVKSIYSLYKKLKKVDGNIDDIYDLMALRVIVKNKDDCYKVLGILHGMYQPMISRIKDYIAVPKPNGYQSLHTTVITPSKQIVEFQIRTYEMHEYAERGLAAGFHYHDQKNSNDYLKRRSKSSTLPTQLQWISQLQEIATRLRDNEDISQDQLNIDLFGDRIFVYSPNGDIYNLPEGALPLDFAYLVHSDIGKHTYSVRVNGNIHAFDKPLQNGDVVEVITRKLSTPKQAWQELVTTTHARNKLRSQLRGLGIIETITGAAAIIRSKATRKKK; from the coding sequence ATGAAAAAACGTGCGCTGATTGAACATGCTACGCCGTACTACGAGGAGAATCAACTACTCGAACTTGAACATGCAATCGATTTTGCAACAAAAAAACACTTTGGCCAGAAACGCAAAAGTGGTGAACCGTATATCATACACCCCCTTAATGTCGCCGATGTACTTATTGAATGGGGTATGGATATTGATAGTGTTCTCGCAGGTATCTTGCATGATACCGTCGAAGATACTGATGCAACTCTTGAGGAGATCGAATCTCTTTTCGGGCATGATGTTGCATTCTTAGTTGACGGCGTGACGAAGGTCTCACAGGCGCGTGCAGGAATGCGAGATCTCGAAAGCTATCGTCCTCAAACGAAAGATAACTTGTCTAAATTACTTATTGCTGTTGGTCAAGATGTCAGGGTTATTATCATTAAATTAGCTGATCGTCTACATAACTTATCGACATTACAACACATGAAACCGGATAAGCAGATAAAAATCGCACGTGAAAGTCTTGAGGTATTCGCACCAATGGCAGACCGGCTTGGTATGGGTCGTGTTCGTATGCAGATTGAGGAACTAGCCTTTAGCTACCTTGATCCCACTCAGTTTAAGCACTTATCATCACAAATGAAAAAACGGCTTGGTAAAAGTACCCGTAAGCTCGGTGCTGTCAGACAGGAAGTTGAAGCAGAACTAAAAAAGCATAGCATTGCCGTCGAAATAAATGGCCGCGTCAAGAGTATCTATAGCCTTTACAAGAAACTAAAAAAGGTTGATGGTAACATTGATGATATCTATGACTTAATGGCGTTACGTGTCATCGTAAAAAATAAAGATGATTGCTATAAAGTACTTGGTATCTTACATGGTATGTACCAGCCGATGATAAGCCGCATTAAAGATTATATTGCTGTTCCAAAACCAAACGGCTATCAAAGCCTTCACACGACTGTGATCACTCCAAGTAAGCAAATCGTTGAGTTTCAAATACGAACATACGAGATGCATGAGTATGCGGAGCGTGGGCTTGCAGCTGGATTTCACTACCACGACCAAAAAAATAGTAACGACTACCTGAAACGTCGTTCGAAATCAAGTACACTCCCAACGCAACTTCAGTGGATATCTCAGCTTCAAGAAATTGCAACTCGCCTTCGCGACAATGAAGATATCTCTCAGGACCAACTCAACATTGACCTATTTGGTGATAGGATCTTTGTTTACTCGCCAAATGGTGATATTTATAATCTCCCAGAAGGTGCGCTACCACTTGATTTTGCATACTTGGTACACAGTGACATCGGTAAACATACCTATAGCGTTCGTGTGAATGGTAATATTCATGCATTCGACAAGCCACTTCAAAATGGTGATGTCGTTGAAGTTATAACTCGCAAATTATCAACGCCAAAGCAGGCCTGGCAAGAACTTGTTACGACAACTCATGCGCGTAACAAGCTACGTTCTCAATTACGAGGTCTTGGAATAATTGAAACAATTACAGGAGCTGCGGCAATCATTCGCAGCAAAGCTACTCGAAAAAAGAAATAA
- the gap gene encoding type I glyceraldehyde-3-phosphate dehydrogenase — translation MSQVNVAINGFGRIGRNAFKIAFERSDIIIVAINDLTDTKTLAYLLKHDSNFGDYQHDVTSDETGIIVNGHHVKVLAERDPSALPWGDLNVDLVIESTGRFTLKEDAELHIKAGAKRVVISGPTKSEGVDTIVLGANEDKIEGSSQIVSNASCTTNSLGMVMAILDAEFGVEKSLLTTVHSYTASQALQDAPSKDLREGRNAAENIVPTTTGAAIAVTKTLPQLEGKFDGLSIRVPTPVVSISDITVLLGRDTTVEEINNVFKKAAEEPFYQGILGVSEEPLVSRDYIGNSHSGVVDLLLTKVVGGNLAKIMVWYDNEWGYSNRLVELVADIGKTLKS, via the coding sequence ATGAGTCAAGTAAACGTTGCGATTAACGGGTTTGGCCGCATTGGCCGTAATGCATTCAAGATTGCATTTGAGCGTAGTGACATCATTATTGTTGCTATTAACGACCTAACTGATACAAAAACACTGGCATATTTACTAAAACACGATAGTAACTTCGGTGACTACCAACATGATGTTACGAGTGATGAGACTGGAATTATTGTAAACGGCCACCACGTCAAAGTGCTTGCTGAACGCGATCCATCAGCTCTTCCGTGGGGTGATCTAAACGTTGATCTCGTTATCGAATCAACTGGTCGCTTTACTCTAAAAGAAGATGCAGAGCTGCATATTAAAGCTGGTGCAAAACGTGTTGTTATTTCCGGACCTACAAAAAGCGAAGGTGTGGACACAATCGTGCTTGGCGCAAACGAAGATAAGATAGAAGGTTCTAGCCAGATCGTTAGTAACGCGAGCTGTACGACAAACTCACTTGGTATGGTAATGGCAATTCTAGACGCAGAATTTGGTGTTGAAAAATCACTTCTTACGACTGTTCATAGCTACACAGCTAGCCAGGCGCTACAAGATGCACCAAGTAAGGATCTTCGTGAAGGTCGTAATGCGGCAGAAAATATCGTTCCAACAACGACAGGAGCTGCAATTGCAGTCACAAAGACGCTTCCTCAACTTGAAGGAAAGTTCGATGGCCTGAGCATCCGCGTCCCAACCCCAGTTGTATCAATTAGTGATATTACAGTCCTTCTTGGCCGCGACACAACAGTCGAAGAAATTAATAATGTTTTCAAAAAAGCTGCTGAAGAGCCATTTTACCAAGGTATTCTCGGTGTAAGTGAAGAACCACTTGTCAGCCGTGACTACATTGGCAACAGCCACTCTGGTGTCGTTGACCTTCTTCTTACAAAAGTTGTTGGTGGTAACTTAGCAAAAATCATGGTTTGGTATGACAACGAATGGGGCTACAGCAACCGTCTTGTTGAACTCGTTGCTGATATTGGCAAAACACTTAAGTCATAG
- a CDS encoding RpiB/LacA/LacB family sugar-phosphate isomerase, translating to MNIYLGSDHNGFAMKEKIFAYLVKHGYHVEDVGDKALDPDDDFPEFAQMAALKVIGDTDKDPRAILLCGGAQGMAMASNRFRGIRASVIWDAYEARMTRNDNDSNVLCLPARVLEDDPAAWKGIIETWLSTPFAAAPRYNRRNAQIDEM from the coding sequence ATGAATATTTACCTAGGTTCTGATCACAATGGCTTCGCGATGAAGGAAAAGATATTCGCGTATCTTGTTAAACATGGCTACCATGTTGAAGATGTTGGCGATAAAGCGCTTGATCCAGATGATGACTTTCCAGAGTTCGCTCAAATGGCGGCACTTAAAGTGATTGGCGATACGGATAAAGACCCACGTGCAATCCTTCTTTGTGGAGGTGCACAGGGAATGGCGATGGCGTCAAATCGTTTTCGTGGTATTCGGGCTAGTGTCATTTGGGACGCATATGAAGCGCGCATGACACGTAATGACAATGATAGCAATGTTCTTTGTCTACCAGCTCGTGTCCTCGAAGATGATCCTGCTGCATGGAAAGGCATCATTGAAACATGGCTCAGTACTCCGTTTGCTGCAGCACCTAGGTATAACCGCCGCAACGCGCAGATTGACGAGATGTAA
- a CDS encoding transketolase: MDGKLTITGLEAKAVDIRRDIITMLEHAGSGHSAGPLDLADIFTALYFNILNIDPKNPDWADRDIMLLSNGHCVPVQYAAMAERGFFEVNELQTLRKLGSRLQGHPERTKLPGLENTSGPLGSGLSQGAGYAYTLQYIDEIKHRWVYVVTGDGELDEGNIWEAAMFAGKNKLSQLIVFIDRNNIQIDGSTEDVMPLEDLRGKWESFGWHVQEIDGHNIESVIDAASMARAITNKPSVVICHTIPGKGVDFMEYDYKWHGIAPNSDQAKKALEKLRTLDGKITHEGASV; this comes from the coding sequence ATGGACGGAAAATTAACGATCACTGGTCTAGAGGCGAAAGCAGTTGATATTCGTCGTGACATCATTACAATGCTCGAGCATGCCGGTAGTGGACATAGTGCAGGTCCACTTGATCTTGCTGACATATTTACAGCCCTATATTTCAATATCTTAAATATTGATCCTAAAAATCCAGACTGGGCTGACAGAGATATTATGCTACTTAGCAATGGGCACTGTGTTCCTGTTCAGTACGCTGCAATGGCAGAACGTGGTTTCTTTGAAGTAAATGAGTTACAGACTCTTCGAAAATTAGGCTCTCGTCTTCAGGGTCATCCTGAACGAACAAAACTACCTGGACTTGAAAACACAAGTGGCCCACTCGGTAGTGGTCTTAGTCAAGGTGCTGGGTATGCGTATACACTTCAGTACATTGATGAAATTAAGCACAGGTGGGTATATGTCGTCACCGGTGATGGTGAGCTTGATGAAGGTAATATCTGGGAAGCAGCTATGTTTGCTGGTAAAAATAAGTTGAGTCAGCTTATTGTCTTTATTGATCGAAACAATATTCAAATCGATGGTAGTACTGAAGATGTCATGCCTCTTGAAGATCTTCGAGGTAAATGGGAGTCATTTGGTTGGCACGTTCAAGAAATTGATGGTCACAATATTGAGAGCGTTATTGATGCTGCGAGCATGGCTCGTGCTATCACTAATAAACCAAGTGTTGTCATTTGTCACACAATTCCTGGCAAGGGTGTAGATTTCATGGAGTATGACTACAAATGGCATGGTATTGCACCAAACAGTGATCAGGCTAAAAAAGCACTTGAAAAACTAAGGACGCTTGACGGTAAAATTACTCATGAAGGAGCATCTGTATGA
- a CDS encoding transketolase family protein: MSYPLNPDVFADDVKQEPIRAGFGRGLKAAGEANDQIVALCADLTDSTQMSLFKEAFPKRFVEIGVAEQNLVTVASGMARAGKIPFTSSYAAFSPGRNWEQIRTTIALNDQPVKIVGSHAGVSVGPDGATHQMLEDIALMRVLPNMVVVAPGDSIEAEKATRAIAENGKPSYLRLAREKTPIFSTDDSPFEIGKAYLLREGHDITLLGTGAMSYELLVTARELEQHGISAEVIHVPTIKPLDEHTILSSIKKTGRVLTAEEAQVNGGFGGAIAELIGEKLPTPLKRVGMYDRFGESGAPRELFKYFGLDGASMAKTAKQFIDDVPRYHQGF; the protein is encoded by the coding sequence ATGAGCTATCCATTAAATCCAGATGTATTTGCAGATGATGTGAAACAAGAACCAATTCGGGCAGGATTTGGCCGTGGCTTAAAAGCGGCTGGTGAGGCGAACGATCAGATTGTTGCACTTTGCGCAGACCTCACAGACAGTACGCAGATGTCTTTATTTAAAGAAGCATTTCCTAAAAGATTTGTTGAAATCGGTGTTGCTGAACAAAATCTCGTAACTGTCGCAAGTGGTATGGCTCGTGCTGGAAAAATTCCATTTACAAGTAGTTATGCTGCATTTAGTCCTGGACGAAACTGGGAGCAGATTCGGACAACAATTGCACTCAATGATCAGCCGGTAAAAATTGTTGGCTCTCACGCAGGTGTCAGTGTCGGACCAGATGGCGCAACTCATCAAATGCTTGAAGATATTGCGTTAATGAGAGTACTACCAAATATGGTAGTCGTTGCCCCCGGAGATAGTATTGAGGCAGAGAAAGCGACGCGTGCAATAGCAGAAAATGGTAAACCAAGCTATCTTCGCCTCGCTCGTGAGAAAACACCAATTTTTAGTACTGACGATTCTCCTTTTGAAATCGGTAAAGCATACCTACTTCGCGAAGGCCATGACATAACATTACTTGGAACAGGCGCGATGTCGTACGAGCTTCTCGTTACTGCCCGCGAGCTTGAACAGCATGGTATTTCGGCTGAAGTCATTCACGTACCAACTATTAAGCCGCTTGATGAGCACACGATTCTTTCGAGTATCAAGAAAACAGGCCGTGTGCTCACTGCTGAAGAGGCACAGGTAAATGGTGGTTTTGGTGGCGCGATTGCTGAGCTTATAGGAGAAAAACTCCCAACACCTCTAAAGCGTGTTGGGATGTATGATCGTTTCGGCGAGTCAGGTGCACCACGTGAACTATTTAAATATTTTGGCCTGGATGGTGCATCAATGGCTAAAACCGCTAAACAATTTATTGACGATGTACCACGTTATCATCAAGGATTTTAA
- a CDS encoding class II fructose-bisphosphate aldolase: MGLTIKQIRDNTVRARHLYQRTRQQHFAVGAFNIDNQETLIAVAQAAQKLNAPVLVEVSDGEVKAMGIENIRDLVDNYKVEYGVEMYINLDHSPSVEACKRAIDAGYEFIHIDISQANHDATEEEIIEKTKEVVEYAKFTGALVESEPHYFGGSSNVHKEDIDYEEIRKTFSTPEHSKQFTEVTGVDTFAAAVGNLHGLYPVPKQLDLELLQQIRDAIDCQISLHGGSGTPLHFFEEAAKIGVSKININSDMRYAFRKTLEKVLAENPDEYAIVKLMPQVYGAVQAVVEEKIQAFGSVGKAVV; this comes from the coding sequence ATGGGACTAACAATAAAACAAATTCGTGACAATACAGTAAGAGCACGCCACCTATACCAACGAACACGTCAGCAACATTTTGCTGTCGGTGCCTTCAACATTGATAATCAGGAAACGCTTATCGCTGTTGCACAAGCTGCACAAAAACTAAATGCCCCCGTACTTGTTGAAGTGAGTGACGGCGAAGTTAAAGCAATGGGCATTGAGAACATTCGTGACCTTGTTGATAACTACAAAGTTGAGTACGGCGTCGAGATGTATATTAATCTTGACCACAGTCCATCAGTCGAGGCGTGTAAGCGTGCGATAGATGCTGGCTACGAGTTCATTCATATTGATATTTCCCAGGCAAATCACGATGCAACAGAAGAAGAAATTATTGAAAAAACCAAAGAGGTCGTTGAATACGCTAAGTTTACTGGTGCACTTGTTGAAAGTGAACCTCATTATTTTGGTGGTAGTAGTAATGTCCATAAAGAAGATATTGATTACGAAGAAATCAGGAAAACATTTTCAACACCAGAACATTCTAAGCAGTTTACAGAAGTAACAGGTGTTGATACATTTGCAGCTGCTGTTGGTAACCTCCACGGGCTTTATCCTGTGCCAAAACAGCTAGATCTTGAGCTACTCCAGCAAATTCGTGATGCAATTGACTGCCAGATTAGCCTTCATGGTGGTAGTGGTACACCTCTTCATTTCTTTGAGGAAGCAGCAAAAATCGGAGTTAGCAAAATTAATATCAATAGCGATATGCGCTATGCGTTCCGTAAAACACTCGAAAAAGTACTTGCTGAAAATCCAGACGAATATGCAATCGTCAAACTTATGCCTCAGGTGTACGGTGCTGTTCAGGCAGTTGTCGAAGAAAAAATTCAAGCATTCGGTAGCGTCGGTAAGGCTGTCGTTTAG